aagagaaaaagatcTCGAATATAACAGCAGTGCCTCTTTGAGACCAAGTCTTGGCGAGAAGTTAGCCAACAAGGACAATGCATCTCCGTTGAgaaatatacttttatcatgGAATATGCCAAAATCATGAAATTGTGCTTTTACAACTAAAAAGTTAATGTAAGCAAAGACAGCGCATAAcgttaaaaacatcaaaaacaaagGTAAAAAAGAATCACCATTTCTGTAACAGATGATTGATTAAGTAAAagtttttaatactttttttgttttttttttgacctttGGTGATACTATACCTTTTATGGGAAGTGCGTAGAAAATTGACGGATACCAACCAATAGCAGAAGAAAATATCTAAGGCTAAAACACGTGGTGTGTCTTGCCATTCCATGACTACGCGGGCCAGCActaactttttaaataatttaccataacaaaacaagttttatatagttttaatcGTACCAAAAATTAACACATTAAccgatttttcttttataaaaacgTGAGAAGGACCGACGTGGGCACTCTCAGCCACGTAATATCTCTCCCGAGATATTCgtttaattcaaaaatatatcgAAACCAACCATATTATAAAAGATAAGGAGGAATCGAAGAGGATATAGCTAACAAGCGCAGCAATAGCAATAAACGATTCCGATTCAATGGCGGAGGagacggagaagaagaagtacATTACTCACGACGATCTCCGCAGCCACAACAAACCCGGAGATCTATGGATCGCGATCCAAGGCAAAGTCTACGACGTCTCCGATTGGATCAAATCCCACCCCGGAGGCGACACGATCATCCTCAACCTCGTCGGCCAAGACGTAACCGACGCGTTCACCGCGTTCCACCCCGGAACCGCCTGGCACCGCCTCGACGGCCTCTTCACCGGCTACCACATCGGTGACTACCGAATCTCGGAGGTCTCCCGCGACTACCGCCGCATGGCCACGGAGTTCCGCAAGCTCGGCCTCTTCGAATCCAAGGGACACAACACTCTCTACACGCTGTCCTTCATCGCCGCCATGTTCGCCGGCGTCCTCTACGGCGTTTTGGCTTGCGACTCGATCGTCGCTCACCAGATCGCCGCCGCGCTTCTCGGACTCCTCTGGATCCAGAGCGCGTACATAGGCCACGACTCGGGGCACTACGTCATCATGTCGAACAAGAAGTATAACAGAATCGCGCAGCTCGTCGCCGGTAACTGCCTAACCGGAATCTCGATCGCGTGGTGGAAGTGGACTCACAACGCTCACCACCTCGCGTGCAACAGCCTCGATTACGATCCCGATCTCCAGCACATCCCCGTCTTCGCCGTTTCCACCAAGTTCTTCAACTCGATGACGTCACGGTTTTACGATCGGAAGCTCACGTTCGATCCCGTGGCGAAGCTCTTGGTTAGCTACCAGCATTTCACTTACTACCCTGTCATGTGCTTTGGGAGGATCAACCTCTTTGTACAGACGTTCCTCTTGCTGTTCTCCCGACGCGAAGTTGAGGATCGCCTCCTCAACTTCGCGGGGATCTTGGTGTTCTGGACGTGGTTCCCACTCTTGGTTTATTGTCTACCGACCTGGCCTGAGAGATTCTTATTCGTGTTTACGAGCTTTACCGTCACAGCCCTTCAGCATATACAATTCACGCTTAACCATTTCGCTGCTGATGTCTACATGGGCCCACCCACGGGGCACGACTGGTTCGAGAAGCAAGCGGCCGGGACGTTGGATATCACGTGCGTACCGTATATGGATTGGTTTTACGGTGGGTTGCAGTTTCAGCTGGAGCACCATTTGTTCCCTCGGCTGCCGAGGTGTAATCTACGGAAAGTGGCTCCCGTGGTTCAGGAGCTTTGCAAGAAGCATAAGCTTCCGTATAGGACCATGTCGTGGTGGGAGGCGAATAAGTTGACCGTTAGGACGTTGAAGAAAGCGGCTTATCAAGCTAGAGATAAGGCTAATCCTGTGGTTAAGAACTTGGTTTGGGAAGCTTTGAATACCCATGGTTAAAATCAAACAAAgagcttttgttttgttttgtttttttgtttgattatcatcattatgtgttttatttacttttgcTTTTGaagcttttgaaaattttcGTTTTGTTACAATGGAAGAAGAGATGTTAGATTGAACTGAATCGAGAATTTGCCTATAGATTAACTATTCCGTATGGGACTCtcgatatattattatttgaattttgttttctcGTTCTTGTGTTGCTTTTATTATTGTCCTTTAACATGGCTCTTTTTGATACTTGTGAACTGTGACTTTTGTGGTTATGCTTTGTTCAATGTTCTGTGGTGTGGGTGTTATTTGATATTATCCCTGATATTATAAGGTTTAAAAGATCAAATGGTGGCCGCTCTGGGCTGTTTTGCTTTCTCATACTTTTTTAGGTGTAAGCAAACAAACTACAATTGTTCTTTGATATTCAAATGATCTCTGCACCACTTTGTCAAGGCCCAAGCCCGTGCTCTGAACACTTATAGTCCGGAAGCCCAAGAACACAGCGAATGTTGGTCTTGAACGGTTTGGTCCGAGAAAGAGGAGATGGATTAGTTCATGattacaatttacaaactttAGAATCCACTGATCTTTTGGTTAAATCTTTAATTGGCGGGATCCACGGTAGCTTGTCACCGAGCAACGGAACAGGTGAGGAAGGAGCTGTGTTTAAGGCGGCGAATTTAACGGATATATTATAACTgattagttgacaaaaagagTCACTAGCTgatattttcaataaaagagGATCAGTCATTTTCTATAACTAAAGATACAAAGAAGATAGGTATATAACTCGAAACGTGGTAGAGAAACAGACAAAAGGGAACAACAAAACGTGGTGCAGAAGAGAGCATCATCATGATCACTGTGACTTCTGAGTTTGGTCCACTTTCGTTTGCTgccaagaaaaaaacattaacagATAAAACAACAAAAGTTAGCCCACTTTCCACGTACATAGCATAACTTACGAAACCTTATTCATATGTTTTTAATTCACAGATATACCTAGCTTTGTGAAGGATAATTGAGTTGAGACTCTTACATAATCATGTAGACACACATGAACGTGTGTAATCAGAACCAGTCAGATTTTGACGGCTCTGAGCAAAATCAATTTGAAATGGTCGGATACTTGACCCCCTAGCATCACTTTTGGGATGTATGTATTGTATAAAGTCTGCAATTAGCAATtagtaaaagttaaaaaaaaaagtctgcAATTAGTATCtaaatattagtttattaaCACAAAAACACACAGTTATAAACACAAAGATGTGTATGCGTGTGCATGTGTTAGTGGGTTTGCTCCATAGTGTAAAGAATGAGAAGTGAGAAGTGACTTGATGTGCACAAAGTTACCTTTGCAAAAAAGGCCAAGGCCGGTCCATAACAAATTAGTATTTGCCACTATGTCCTTATATCTTTTTTTACTCatctatcatttaaaaaatttgtatatc
The window above is part of the Brassica napus cultivar Da-Ae chromosome C8, Da-Ae, whole genome shotgun sequence genome. Proteins encoded here:
- the LOC106415511 gene encoding delta(8)-fatty-acid desaturase 1; this encodes MAEETEKKKYITHDDLRSHNKPGDLWIAIQGKVYDVSDWIKSHPGGDTIILNLVGQDVTDAFTAFHPGTAWHRLDGLFTGYHIGDYRISEVSRDYRRMATEFRKLGLFESKGHNTLYTLSFIAAMFAGVLYGVLACDSIVAHQIAAALLGLLWIQSAYIGHDSGHYVIMSNKKYNRIAQLVAGNCLTGISIAWWKWTHNAHHLACNSLDYDPDLQHIPVFAVSTKFFNSMTSRFYDRKLTFDPVAKLLVSYQHFTYYPVMCFGRINLFVQTFLLLFSRREVEDRLLNFAGILVFWTWFPLLVYCLPTWPERFLFVFTSFTVTALQHIQFTLNHFAADVYMGPPTGHDWFEKQAAGTLDITCVPYMDWFYGGLQFQLEHHLFPRLPRCNLRKVAPVVQELCKKHKLPYRTMSWWEANKLTVRTLKKAAYQARDKANPVVKNLVWEALNTHG